In the Mauremys mutica isolate MM-2020 ecotype Southern chromosome 13, ASM2049712v1, whole genome shotgun sequence genome, one interval contains:
- the LOC123348692 gene encoding olfactory receptor 4D1-like, translating into MDQQNLTTTVTEFVLLGLTQNPELEHFFFIAFFLVYVTTWLGNLTIIITVISDHRLHTPMYFLLANLAFLDVSDSSVNTPRLLLCLLSQRKIISFNGCLLQIFFFHFIGGAMLLFLVGMAVDRYVAIYKPLRYLIIMNRSVCVGIVALAWLGGFAHSAVQMGLLLQLPFCGPNVLDNFYCDVPQVIKLACADTHVIELQMVFNSGVLLLIVFIILLISYFIILVQIRSHVTDGKRKALSTCGTQITVVCLIFIPTIFIYARPFKKFALDKVVSVIYTLITPMLNSIIYTLRNAEMKKAIRRLMNRILFSCRKLKT; encoded by the coding sequence ATGGACCAGCAGAATCTCACCACTACAGTGACTGAATTTGTGCTCCTGGGACTCACCCAGAATCCTGAGCTAGAGCATTTTTTCTTCATTGCCTTCTTCCTAGTATATGTGACCACTTGGTTGGGAAATTTAACTATCATCATCACGGTGATCTCTGACCACAGACTCCACACCCCTATGTACTTCCTGCTGGCCAACCTGGCTTTCCTAGATGTCAGTGACTCATCGGTCAATACTCCCAGATTGCTGTTGTGTCTCCTCTCCCAGCGTAAAATCATCTCATTCAATGGCTGTCTCCTCCAGATCTTCTTCTTCCACTTCATAGGGGGTGCAATGCTATTATTCCTTGTGGGGATGGCAGTCGATCGGTATGTGGCCATCTATAAACCACTGAGATACTTGATTATCATGAATCGGAGTGTGTGCGTGGGGATAGTGGCACTGGCATGGTTGGGTGGATTTGCTCACTCTGCCGTTCAGATGGGACTGCTCCTCCAGCTACCGTTCTGTGGGCCGAATGTCCTGGACAATTTTTACTGTGATGTCCCACAGGTCATCAAACTGGCCTGTGCTGACACCCATGTGATCGAGCTGCAGATGGTCTTCAATAGTGGAGTGCTCCTTCTAATTGTATTCATAATTCTGCTAATTTCCTATTTCATCATCTTAGTCCAGATAAGGTCACATGTCACAGATGGGAAGCGCAAGGCTCTGTCAACTTGTGGAACCCAGATTACCGTGGTGTGTTTAATATTCATACCCACCATCTTCATCTATGCTCGGCCCTTCAAGAAGTTTGCCCTGGACAAAGTGGTGTCTGTCATTTACACGTTAATCACTCCAATGCTGAACTCAATTATCTACACGCTGAGAAACGCTGAGATGAAAAAGGCCATCAGGAGACTGATGAACAGAATCCTGTTCTCATGCAGGAAACTAAAAACataa
- the LOC123348390 gene encoding olfactory receptor 5V1-like yields MEKAEVRNQTPIVEFILLGFGNDPELQPLLFLLFLVIYIVTVTGNILFVVLVVTNQHLHIPMYFLLGNLSCLEICYTSAILPRLLASLLTGDRTISVKGCIVQLYSFGILSNTENLLLTAMSYDRYLAICDPLRYAALMNGKVCWQLVAGSWISSFLLCTIVNIFFFQLTFCDSKEIDHFFCDFSPVIKLSCIDTQTLELLTFIISVIGTFVPFLLTLTSYICIISTILRIPSSIGRQKAFSTCSSHLIVLAVLHVTVLTVYVVPTANVPKVLHKIFSVFYTVLTPMINPVIYSLRNKEVNESLRKSILKLIA; encoded by the coding sequence ATGGAGAAAGCAGAAGTAAGAAACCAAACGCCCATCGTGGAATTCATCCTCTTAGGATTTGGGAATGACCCTGAACTGCAgccccttctcttcctgctgtttctagtgatctacattGTGACTGTCACCGGAAACATCCTCTTCGTTGTGCTAGTTGTGACTAATCAGCACCTTCACATCCCCATGTACTTTTtactggggaacttgtcctgcctggagatctgctacacctctgccatcctgcccaggctgctagccagtctcctgactggggacagaaccatttctgttAAGGGCTGCATTGTGCAATTATATTCCTTTGGTATCCTGTCAAATACAGAAAATCTGCTGCTCACGgcaatgtcttatgatcggtatttagcgatatgcGATCCACTCCGTTATGCTGCTCTGATGAATGGCAAGGTTTGTTGGCAGCTTGTGGCAGGGTCCTGGATAAGTAGCTTTCTGCTCTGCACCAtagtaaatattttctttttccaatTAACGTTCTGTGATTCCAAAGAAATTGACCACTTCTTTTGCGATTTTTCACCCGTGATAAAGCTGTCCTGTATTGACACCCAGACTCTGGAACTGTTGACATTTATTATCTCTGTAATAGGGACATTTGTGCCCTTTCTTCTGACTCTGACATCCTACATTTGTATCATAagcaccatcctgagaatcccttccagcatcgggaggcaaaaggccttttccacctgctcctctcacctcattgtgcTTGCAGTTTTGCATGTGACCGTATTAACTGTCTATGTAGTTCCAACAGCCAATGTGCCCAAGGTCCTACACAAAATATTCTCTGTCttctacacagtcctgactcctaTGATTAACCCtgtcatctacagcctgagaaacaaggaggTCAATGAGTCCCTAAGAAAATCTATTCTTAAACTAATAGCTTAG